In a genomic window of Rhopalosiphum maidis isolate BTI-1 chromosome 4, ASM367621v3, whole genome shotgun sequence:
- the LOC113552905 gene encoding regulating synaptic membrane exocytosis protein 2 isoform X3 produces MTAVPAHGTTHIAPSLCRVVALLSAVCWCWVLRMAAEMPDLSHLTPEEREIIESVVHRQKQEEQKEQEIMRRKQEEVILLEEKIRQRSEQQKKAGVELDATCHICLKTKFADGVGHLCNYCGIRCCARCGGKVTLRSSKVIWVCILCRKKQELLSKSGEWINHGMAAAGSDPSRRSEVSSPCMMSDKRPKLERAHSAVEKENVPLLQRSNSLLRRQYSQQEPSSRKEQEHELTDEYYRTGHDDYYRGGQLEGVSHRTGTGNQSSRSSHHQPPLHQFGPAAVDCKQSLMGGRGGPGAVPVRKHKRPGNTMPPDRLHQQQHQQHQHQHQRISFSSSEEEELRSTSECTSCDEHESEKAIYRKMGTINGLRRKKTVRFDHRHHQTTQQTSKDSGFDTGSSIFTSNDDPIYLGDIKQPMSWQRSPDNKFLIGHMVLNKSVWETPISPSSSAAAMLGLKITGGKFLSATGRRCAIIDRVRKGSTADMEGNLKPGDEVLEWNGCLLQGKTQKEVSDIISESKHLPQIELKVSRSILPRRASYGTPTKAKSSSMGLYDLRKDKPYVMVTSPGSPEHLASNPARVLRASKSVSGPNSLHVGGKIQVKLGFDPQSLKLVVTIMAASSLVPRSDGSPRSAYAKVCLLPDTSEKSKRRTKTIMNSTDPKWNQNFSFTTMRRSDLKFKVLQISLWDYDNNPTNQFLGEVLIELGIKKLENLAEWYPLTAHQEITGEGGISIGDYDMEYSGEHLSPPSTLSRQSDSDASDVDDCCSGRRVGADGASISSLGSSISPPPDYDHLDRRKSRRDMSPLQKSYVYGTTIEKKYGYDVSLKQSVPIRPTTSVSHRSRSAAPTDSPSQHSRSRSKSPTMLSDRRSLSPPDYRYPGGVQSYRQGPSRFLARSATATPTSTPKKRQLPQIPGTMPSSLDERIPYYFDDQTSSVRRRTRQMQPRRIQSRTGGLGRLHHYGGLSDSDIPMQQLRSLTPPHVRGSMMSRGETGDTCDIDDSDSVISSALSTQSEQPRSTIFCDYGASHSRSGSQQSPVMAPTTDSKRAQFSRSLSNADVQTDNITDSGSSGKRRGDSSSLTESAGKSSASGTNSSTSGMGKKSASASQLSATGRKRRLGFGSKGKSSFTVHRSEEVLPGASRPLVKQPSSVSSDGEASQDGERLIIAGQSTEGEVTTFIGKLGPGQKVSRQILGTPYRGDVKIGFNFFVNFMEVTVFEAKDLINVKETKTKLPDTYVKVYLVKGKKCVEKHRTKTIKESLQPKYMEMLKFKSSPAGCLIQVSVWGDYGREKGRKVFMGVAVIYMDSITTSPGSSLTEWYRLFGSSSL; encoded by the exons GCGAAAGCAAGAAGAAGTAATTTTATTGGAAGAGAAAATTCGGCAACGTAGTGAACAACAAAAAAAGGCAGGCGTCGAGTTGGACGCAACTTGTCATATATGCCTGAAGACCAAATTTGCCGACGGTGTCGGACACCTGTGCAACTATTGCGGTATCAGATGTTGTGCCAGGTGTGGAGGCAAGGTTACCCTGCGTTCGAGCAAA GTGATATGGGTGTGCATATTGTGTCGGAAAAAACAAGAGCTTCTCAGCAAGTCTGGGGAATGGATCAACCACGGTATGGCAGCCGCGGGCAGCGACCCGTCCCGGCGGTCTGAGGTGTCATCGCCTTGTATGATGTCGGATAAGAGGCCCAAGCTCGAGAGGGCACATAGTGCAGTAGAGAAAGAGAATGTGCCACTGTTGCAGCGGTCCAATAGCCTCCTGCGGCGCCAATACTCCCAACAAGAGCCGTCCAGCCGGAAGGAGCAGGAACATGAACTGACCGATGAGTACTATCGCACA GGTCACGACGATTACTACCGTGGCGGTCAGCTGGAAGGTGTTTCGCACAGGACCGGAACCGGCAACCAGTCGTCCAGGTCTTCACACCACCAGCCCCCGCTGCACCAGTTCGGTCCGGCCGCGGTGGACTGTAAACAGTCGCTTATGGGAGGCCGTGGCGGTCCCGGTGCCGTGCCAGTGCGCAAGCACAAAAGGCCCGGGAATACGATGCCCCCCGATCGGCTACATCAGCAGCAGCATCAACAGCACCAACACCAGCACCAACGCATCAGTTTTTCCAGTTCTGAGGAGGAGGAGTTGAGATCCACGTCCGAGTGCACTAGCTGCGATGAGCACGAAAGCGAAAAAG CAATTTACCGCAAGATGGGTACCATTAATGGACTAAGGCGAAAGAAAACTGTGCGGTTCGATCACCGACATCATCAAACAACACAACAAACGTCCAAAGACTCCGGATTTGACACCGGCAGTTCGATATTCACGTCCAATGACGACCCAATATACCTCGGCGACATTAAG CAACCGATGTCGTGGCAACGGAGCCCCGATAACAAGTTCTTGATAGGTCACATGGTGCTTAACAAGTCTGTTTGGGAGACCCCGATCAGCCCGTCTTCCAGCGCGGCCGCCATGTTGGGCCTGAAAATCACTGGCGGCAAATTCCTATCGGCCACCGGAAGGAGATGTGCGATTATCGATCGCGTCCGGAAAGGCAGTACAGCTGACATGGAGGGAAATTTGAAACCGG GAGACGAGGTGTTGGAATGGAATGGTTGTTTATTGCAAGGAAAAACACAAAAAGAAGTATCGGATATTATTTCAGAATCAAAACATTTGCCTCAAATTGAGCTCAAAGTGTCCAGGTCAATACTTCCGAGAAGAGCAAGTTATGGCACTCCAACTaaag CTAAATCGAGTTCAATGG gCTTATATGATTTGCGTAAAGATAAACCTTATGTAATGGTGACTTCGCCGGGTAGTCCTGAGCATTTGGCTTCGAATCCAGCCCGGGTCTTAAGGGCTTCCAAAAGTGTTAGTGGACCGAATAGTTTACATGTCGGAGGGAAGATACag GTCAAATTAGGTTTTGACCCGCAATCATTAAAGTTGGTCGTAACTATAATGGCCGCTTCAAGTCTGGTACCGCGGTCTGATGGTTCACCAAGATCAGCATACGCCAAAGTATGTCTTTTACCCGATACAAGTGAGAAATCTAAACGAAGGACTAAAACGATAATGAACTCCACTGATCCTAAATGGaatcaaaatttttcatttacaacTATGAGAAGGTCAGATTTGAAGTTTAAAGTTCTTCAAATTTCGTTGTGGGATTATGATAATAACCCTACAAATCAGTTTCTTGGAGAGGTACTAATCGAAttgggaataaaaaaattagaaaacttGGCTGAATGGTATCCATTAACTGCACATCAAGAAATAact GGAGAAGGTGGTATTTCAATAGGTGATTATGATATGGAATACTCAGGAGAACACTTGTCTCCACCATCTACATTATCTCGACAATCAGATTCAGATGCTTCGGATGTTGATGATTGTTGTAGTGGACGACGAGTTGGAGCAGATGGCGCGTCTATAAGTAGCCTTGGTAGTTCTATAAG CCCGCCGCCTGATTATGATCATTTGGATCGGAGAAAAAGTCGTAGGGATATGTCACCACTGCAAAAGTCATATGTGTATGGCActacaattgaaaaaaaatatggatacGACGTcagtttaaaa CAGTCCGTTCCAATTCGACCTACTACAAGTGTTAGTCATAGATCGAGATCTGCTGCACCAACTGATTCTCCTAGTCAACATTCCAGATCACGTTCAAAAAGTCCAACTATGCTCTCCGATAGAAGAAGTTTATCTCCACCAGACTATAGGTATCCCGGAGGTGTTCAAAGCTATAGACAAGGTCCTTCAAGATTCTTAGCTAGGTCAGCAACAGCTACTCCTACATCCACGCCAAAAAAACGTCAACTTCCCCAAATTCCAGGAACTATGCCTTCTTCTTTAGATGAACGAATTCCATAT tattttgaTGACCAAACGTCATCGGTCCGAAGAAGAACGAGACAAATGCAACCTCGAAGAATTCAGAGTAGAACAGGAGGCCTTGGTAGATTACACCATTATGGTGGATTAAGTGATAGTGATATACCTATGCAACAACTTCGATCTCTGACACCTCCACATGTTAGAGGATCAATGATGTCCAGAGGAGAAACTGGGGATACTTGTGATATTGATGATAGCGATAGTGTTATCAGCAGTGCTTTATCTACGCAATCTGAACAGCCCAGATCAACGATATTTTG TGATTATGGAGCGTCGCACAGTAGATCTGGATCACAACAATCTCCCGTTATGGCACCAACAACCGATAGCAAGAGGGCTCAATTTTCACGGAGCCTATCTAATGCTGATGTACAGACAGATAACATAACCg attctggtAGTTCAGGAAAACGAAGAGGCGATTCGTCTTCCTTAACAGAAAGTGCCGGTAAAAGCTCAGCTTCTGGGACCAATTCTTCCACTTCTGGTATGGGCAAAAAAAGTGCGTCAGCTTCTCAATTATCAGCAACCG GGCGCAAGCGTAGGTTAGGTTTTGGTTCGAAAGGAAAATCTTCGTTTACGGTGCACAGAAGTGAAGAAGTGCTGCCTGGGGCAAGTCGCCCCCTCGTCAAACAGCCGTCCAGCGTTTCTAGTGACGGTGAAGCATCCCAAGACGGCGAAAGgttaataat CGCCGGCCAGTCCACCGAGGGTGAAGTGACTACGTTTATTGGTAAACTTGGACCAGGACAAAAAGTTAGTCGACAAATATTGGGGACTCCATATCGAGGTGACGTTAAAATCGGATTCAATTTTTTCGTTAACTTTATGGAAGTTACAGTTTTTGAAGCCAAGGatctaattaatgttaaagaaACGAAAACAAAGCTTCCag ataCATATGTTAAAGTATACCTAGTGAAAGGCAAAAAATGTGTGGAAAAACATcgtacaaaaacaattaaagaGAGCTTGCAACCTAAGTACATGGAAATgctcaaatttaaaagttccCCTGCAGGTTGTTTAATCCAG gTGTCGGTGTGGGGTGATTACGGACGCGAAAAAGGAAGAAAAGTATTTATGGGAGTGGCCGTAATTTATATGGATAGCATCACTACGAGTCCCGGATCATCATTGACGGAATGGTACAGGCTGTTCGGATCGTCGTCGTTG TGA
- the LOC113552905 gene encoding regulating synaptic membrane exocytosis protein 2 isoform X6: MTAVPAHGTTHIAPSLCRVVALLSAVCWCWVLRMAAEMPDLSHLTPEEREIIESVVHRQKQEEQKEQEIMRRKQEEVILLEEKIRQRSEQQKKAGVELDATCHICLKTKFADGVGHLCNYCGIRCCARCGGKVTLRSSKVIWVCILCRKKQELLSKSGEWINHGMAAAGSDPSRRSEVSSPCMMSDKRPKLERAHSAVEKENVPLLQRSNSLLRRQYSQQEPSSRKEQEHELTDEYYRTGHDDYYRGGQLEGVSHRTGTGNQSSRSSHHQPPLHQFGPAAVDCKQSLMGGRGGPGAVPVRKHKRPGNTMPPDRLHQQQHQQHQHQHQRISFSSSEEEELRSTSECTSCDEHESEKAIYRKMGTINGLRRKKTVRFDHRHHQTTQQTSKDSGFDTGSSIFTSNDDPIYLGDIKQPMSWQRSPDNKFLIGHMVLNKSVWETPISPSSSAAAMLGLKITGGKFLSATGRRCAIIDRVRKGSTADMEGNLKPGDEVLEWNGCLLQGKTQKEVSDIISESKHLPQIELKVSRSILPRRASYGTPTKAKSSSMGLYDLRKDKPYVMVTSPGSPEHLASNPARVLRASKSVSGPNSLHVGGKIQVKLGFDPQSLKLVVTIMAASSLVPRSDGSPRSAYAKVCLLPDTSEKSKRRTKTIMNSTDPKWNQNFSFTTMRRSDLKFKVLQISLWDYDNNPTNQFLGEVLIELGIKKLENLAEWYPLTAHQEITGEGGISIGDYDMEYSGEHLSPPSTLSRQSDSDASDVDDCCSGRRVGADGASISSLGSSISPPPDYDHLDRRKSRRDMSPLQKSYVYGTTIEKKYGYDVSLKQQSVPIRPTTSVSHRSRSAAPTDSPSQHSRSRSKSPTMLSDRRSLSPPDYRYPGGVQSYRQGPSRFLARSATATPTSTPKKRQLPQIPGTMPSSLDERIPYYFDDQTSSVRRRTRQMQPRRIQSRTGGLGRLHHYGGLSDSDIPMQQLRSLTPPHVRGSMMSRGETGDTCDIDDSDSVISSALSTQSEQPRSTIFCDYGASHSRSGSQQSPVMAPTTDSKRAQFSRSLSNADVQTDNITDSGSSGKRRGDSSSLTESAGKSSASGTNSSTSGMGKKSASASQLSATEGRSSKGKRGSGGGGGGAQPNFKRSQEVAPGRQASLTSLSSDCPSSAGQSTEGEVTTFIGKLGPGQKVSRQILGTPYRGDVKIGFNFFVNFMEVTVFEAKDLINVKETKTKLPDTYVKVYLVKGKKCVEKHRTKTIKESLQPKYMEMLKFKSSPAGCLIQVSVWGDYGREKGRKVFMGVAVIYMDSITTSPGSSLTEWYRLFGSSSL, translated from the exons GCGAAAGCAAGAAGAAGTAATTTTATTGGAAGAGAAAATTCGGCAACGTAGTGAACAACAAAAAAAGGCAGGCGTCGAGTTGGACGCAACTTGTCATATATGCCTGAAGACCAAATTTGCCGACGGTGTCGGACACCTGTGCAACTATTGCGGTATCAGATGTTGTGCCAGGTGTGGAGGCAAGGTTACCCTGCGTTCGAGCAAA GTGATATGGGTGTGCATATTGTGTCGGAAAAAACAAGAGCTTCTCAGCAAGTCTGGGGAATGGATCAACCACGGTATGGCAGCCGCGGGCAGCGACCCGTCCCGGCGGTCTGAGGTGTCATCGCCTTGTATGATGTCGGATAAGAGGCCCAAGCTCGAGAGGGCACATAGTGCAGTAGAGAAAGAGAATGTGCCACTGTTGCAGCGGTCCAATAGCCTCCTGCGGCGCCAATACTCCCAACAAGAGCCGTCCAGCCGGAAGGAGCAGGAACATGAACTGACCGATGAGTACTATCGCACA GGTCACGACGATTACTACCGTGGCGGTCAGCTGGAAGGTGTTTCGCACAGGACCGGAACCGGCAACCAGTCGTCCAGGTCTTCACACCACCAGCCCCCGCTGCACCAGTTCGGTCCGGCCGCGGTGGACTGTAAACAGTCGCTTATGGGAGGCCGTGGCGGTCCCGGTGCCGTGCCAGTGCGCAAGCACAAAAGGCCCGGGAATACGATGCCCCCCGATCGGCTACATCAGCAGCAGCATCAACAGCACCAACACCAGCACCAACGCATCAGTTTTTCCAGTTCTGAGGAGGAGGAGTTGAGATCCACGTCCGAGTGCACTAGCTGCGATGAGCACGAAAGCGAAAAAG CAATTTACCGCAAGATGGGTACCATTAATGGACTAAGGCGAAAGAAAACTGTGCGGTTCGATCACCGACATCATCAAACAACACAACAAACGTCCAAAGACTCCGGATTTGACACCGGCAGTTCGATATTCACGTCCAATGACGACCCAATATACCTCGGCGACATTAAG CAACCGATGTCGTGGCAACGGAGCCCCGATAACAAGTTCTTGATAGGTCACATGGTGCTTAACAAGTCTGTTTGGGAGACCCCGATCAGCCCGTCTTCCAGCGCGGCCGCCATGTTGGGCCTGAAAATCACTGGCGGCAAATTCCTATCGGCCACCGGAAGGAGATGTGCGATTATCGATCGCGTCCGGAAAGGCAGTACAGCTGACATGGAGGGAAATTTGAAACCGG GAGACGAGGTGTTGGAATGGAATGGTTGTTTATTGCAAGGAAAAACACAAAAAGAAGTATCGGATATTATTTCAGAATCAAAACATTTGCCTCAAATTGAGCTCAAAGTGTCCAGGTCAATACTTCCGAGAAGAGCAAGTTATGGCACTCCAACTaaag CTAAATCGAGTTCAATGG gCTTATATGATTTGCGTAAAGATAAACCTTATGTAATGGTGACTTCGCCGGGTAGTCCTGAGCATTTGGCTTCGAATCCAGCCCGGGTCTTAAGGGCTTCCAAAAGTGTTAGTGGACCGAATAGTTTACATGTCGGAGGGAAGATACag GTCAAATTAGGTTTTGACCCGCAATCATTAAAGTTGGTCGTAACTATAATGGCCGCTTCAAGTCTGGTACCGCGGTCTGATGGTTCACCAAGATCAGCATACGCCAAAGTATGTCTTTTACCCGATACAAGTGAGAAATCTAAACGAAGGACTAAAACGATAATGAACTCCACTGATCCTAAATGGaatcaaaatttttcatttacaacTATGAGAAGGTCAGATTTGAAGTTTAAAGTTCTTCAAATTTCGTTGTGGGATTATGATAATAACCCTACAAATCAGTTTCTTGGAGAGGTACTAATCGAAttgggaataaaaaaattagaaaacttGGCTGAATGGTATCCATTAACTGCACATCAAGAAATAact GGAGAAGGTGGTATTTCAATAGGTGATTATGATATGGAATACTCAGGAGAACACTTGTCTCCACCATCTACATTATCTCGACAATCAGATTCAGATGCTTCGGATGTTGATGATTGTTGTAGTGGACGACGAGTTGGAGCAGATGGCGCGTCTATAAGTAGCCTTGGTAGTTCTATAAG CCCGCCGCCTGATTATGATCATTTGGATCGGAGAAAAAGTCGTAGGGATATGTCACCACTGCAAAAGTCATATGTGTATGGCActacaattgaaaaaaaatatggatacGACGTcagtttaaaa CAGCAGTCCGTTCCAATTCGACCTACTACAAGTGTTAGTCATAGATCGAGATCTGCTGCACCAACTGATTCTCCTAGTCAACATTCCAGATCACGTTCAAAAAGTCCAACTATGCTCTCCGATAGAAGAAGTTTATCTCCACCAGACTATAGGTATCCCGGAGGTGTTCAAAGCTATAGACAAGGTCCTTCAAGATTCTTAGCTAGGTCAGCAACAGCTACTCCTACATCCACGCCAAAAAAACGTCAACTTCCCCAAATTCCAGGAACTATGCCTTCTTCTTTAGATGAACGAATTCCATAT tattttgaTGACCAAACGTCATCGGTCCGAAGAAGAACGAGACAAATGCAACCTCGAAGAATTCAGAGTAGAACAGGAGGCCTTGGTAGATTACACCATTATGGTGGATTAAGTGATAGTGATATACCTATGCAACAACTTCGATCTCTGACACCTCCACATGTTAGAGGATCAATGATGTCCAGAGGAGAAACTGGGGATACTTGTGATATTGATGATAGCGATAGTGTTATCAGCAGTGCTTTATCTACGCAATCTGAACAGCCCAGATCAACGATATTTTG TGATTATGGAGCGTCGCACAGTAGATCTGGATCACAACAATCTCCCGTTATGGCACCAACAACCGATAGCAAGAGGGCTCAATTTTCACGGAGCCTATCTAATGCTGATGTACAGACAGATAACATAACCg attctggtAGTTCAGGAAAACGAAGAGGCGATTCGTCTTCCTTAACAGAAAGTGCCGGTAAAAGCTCAGCTTCTGGGACCAATTCTTCCACTTCTGGTATGGGCAAAAAAAGTGCGTCAGCTTCTCAATTATCAGCAACCG AAGGAAGGAGCTCGAAAGGGAAACGCGGTTCAGGTGGAGGAGGCGGTGGCGCCCAACCCAATTTTAAGCGGTCCCAAGAGGTGGCCCCGGGCAGACAAGCAAGCCTCACCAGTCTTTCTAGTGATTGTCCAAGCTC CGCCGGCCAGTCCACCGAGGGTGAAGTGACTACGTTTATTGGTAAACTTGGACCAGGACAAAAAGTTAGTCGACAAATATTGGGGACTCCATATCGAGGTGACGTTAAAATCGGATTCAATTTTTTCGTTAACTTTATGGAAGTTACAGTTTTTGAAGCCAAGGatctaattaatgttaaagaaACGAAAACAAAGCTTCCag ataCATATGTTAAAGTATACCTAGTGAAAGGCAAAAAATGTGTGGAAAAACATcgtacaaaaacaattaaagaGAGCTTGCAACCTAAGTACATGGAAATgctcaaatttaaaagttccCCTGCAGGTTGTTTAATCCAG gTGTCGGTGTGGGGTGATTACGGACGCGAAAAAGGAAGAAAAGTATTTATGGGAGTGGCCGTAATTTATATGGATAGCATCACTACGAGTCCCGGATCATCATTGACGGAATGGTACAGGCTGTTCGGATCGTCGTCGTTG TGA
- the LOC113552905 gene encoding regulating synaptic membrane exocytosis protein 2 isoform X10, with the protein MTAVPAHGTTHIAPSLCRVVALLSAVCWCWVLRMAAEMPDLSHLTPEEREIIESVVHRQKQEEQKEQEIMRRKQEEVILLEEKIRQRSEQQKKAGVELDATCHICLKTKFADGVGHLCNYCGIRCCARCGGKVTLRSSKVIWVCILCRKKQELLSKSGEWINHGMAAAGSDPSRRSEVSSPCMMSDKRPKLERAHSAVEKENVPLLQRSNSLLRRQYSQQEPSSRKEQEHELTDEYYRTGHDDYYRGGQLEGVSHRTGTGNQSSRSSHHQPPLHQFGPAAVDCKQSLMGGRGGPGAVPVRKHKRPGNTMPPDRLHQQQHQQHQHQHQRISFSSSEEEELRSTSECTSCDEHESEKGLYDLRKDKPYVMVTSPGSPEHLASNPARVLRASKSVSGPNSLHVGGKIQVKLGFDPQSLKLVVTIMAASSLVPRSDGSPRSAYAKVCLLPDTSEKSKRRTKTIMNSTDPKWNQNFSFTTMRRSDLKFKVLQISLWDYDNNPTNQFLGEVLIELGIKKLENLAEWYPLTAHQEITGEGGISIGDYDMEYSGEHLSPPSTLSRQSDSDASDVDDCCSGRRVGADGASISSLGSSISPPPDYDHLDRRKSRRDMSPLQKSYVYGTTIEKKYGYDVSLKQQSVPIRPTTSVSHRSRSAAPTDSPSQHSRSRSKSPTMLSDRRSLSPPDYRYPGGVQSYRQGPSRFLARSATATPTSTPKKRQLPQIPGTMPSSLDERIPYYFDDQTSSVRRRTRQMQPRRIQSRTGGLGRLHHYGGLSDSDIPMQQLRSLTPPHVRGSMMSRGETGDTCDIDDSDSVISSALSTQSEQPRSTIFCDYGASHSRSGSQQSPVMAPTTDSKRAQFSRSLSNADVQTDNITDSGSSGKRRGDSSSLTESAGKSSASGTNSSTSGMGKKSASASQLSATGRKRRLGFGSKGKSSFTVHRSEEVLPGASRPLVKQPSSVSSDGEASQDGERLIIAGQSTEGEVTTFIGKLGPGQKVSRQILGTPYRGDVKIGFNFFVNFMEVTVFEAKDLINVKETKTKLPDTYVKVYLVKGKKCVEKHRTKTIKESLQPKYMEMLKFKSSPAGCLIQVSVWGDYGREKGRKVFMGVAVIYMDSITTSPGSSLTEWYRLFGSSSL; encoded by the exons GCGAAAGCAAGAAGAAGTAATTTTATTGGAAGAGAAAATTCGGCAACGTAGTGAACAACAAAAAAAGGCAGGCGTCGAGTTGGACGCAACTTGTCATATATGCCTGAAGACCAAATTTGCCGACGGTGTCGGACACCTGTGCAACTATTGCGGTATCAGATGTTGTGCCAGGTGTGGAGGCAAGGTTACCCTGCGTTCGAGCAAA GTGATATGGGTGTGCATATTGTGTCGGAAAAAACAAGAGCTTCTCAGCAAGTCTGGGGAATGGATCAACCACGGTATGGCAGCCGCGGGCAGCGACCCGTCCCGGCGGTCTGAGGTGTCATCGCCTTGTATGATGTCGGATAAGAGGCCCAAGCTCGAGAGGGCACATAGTGCAGTAGAGAAAGAGAATGTGCCACTGTTGCAGCGGTCCAATAGCCTCCTGCGGCGCCAATACTCCCAACAAGAGCCGTCCAGCCGGAAGGAGCAGGAACATGAACTGACCGATGAGTACTATCGCACA GGTCACGACGATTACTACCGTGGCGGTCAGCTGGAAGGTGTTTCGCACAGGACCGGAACCGGCAACCAGTCGTCCAGGTCTTCACACCACCAGCCCCCGCTGCACCAGTTCGGTCCGGCCGCGGTGGACTGTAAACAGTCGCTTATGGGAGGCCGTGGCGGTCCCGGTGCCGTGCCAGTGCGCAAGCACAAAAGGCCCGGGAATACGATGCCCCCCGATCGGCTACATCAGCAGCAGCATCAACAGCACCAACACCAGCACCAACGCATCAGTTTTTCCAGTTCTGAGGAGGAGGAGTTGAGATCCACGTCCGAGTGCACTAGCTGCGATGAGCACGAAAGCGAAAAAG gCTTATATGATTTGCGTAAAGATAAACCTTATGTAATGGTGACTTCGCCGGGTAGTCCTGAGCATTTGGCTTCGAATCCAGCCCGGGTCTTAAGGGCTTCCAAAAGTGTTAGTGGACCGAATAGTTTACATGTCGGAGGGAAGATACag GTCAAATTAGGTTTTGACCCGCAATCATTAAAGTTGGTCGTAACTATAATGGCCGCTTCAAGTCTGGTACCGCGGTCTGATGGTTCACCAAGATCAGCATACGCCAAAGTATGTCTTTTACCCGATACAAGTGAGAAATCTAAACGAAGGACTAAAACGATAATGAACTCCACTGATCCTAAATGGaatcaaaatttttcatttacaacTATGAGAAGGTCAGATTTGAAGTTTAAAGTTCTTCAAATTTCGTTGTGGGATTATGATAATAACCCTACAAATCAGTTTCTTGGAGAGGTACTAATCGAAttgggaataaaaaaattagaaaacttGGCTGAATGGTATCCATTAACTGCACATCAAGAAATAact GGAGAAGGTGGTATTTCAATAGGTGATTATGATATGGAATACTCAGGAGAACACTTGTCTCCACCATCTACATTATCTCGACAATCAGATTCAGATGCTTCGGATGTTGATGATTGTTGTAGTGGACGACGAGTTGGAGCAGATGGCGCGTCTATAAGTAGCCTTGGTAGTTCTATAAG CCCGCCGCCTGATTATGATCATTTGGATCGGAGAAAAAGTCGTAGGGATATGTCACCACTGCAAAAGTCATATGTGTATGGCActacaattgaaaaaaaatatggatacGACGTcagtttaaaa CAGCAGTCCGTTCCAATTCGACCTACTACAAGTGTTAGTCATAGATCGAGATCTGCTGCACCAACTGATTCTCCTAGTCAACATTCCAGATCACGTTCAAAAAGTCCAACTATGCTCTCCGATAGAAGAAGTTTATCTCCACCAGACTATAGGTATCCCGGAGGTGTTCAAAGCTATAGACAAGGTCCTTCAAGATTCTTAGCTAGGTCAGCAACAGCTACTCCTACATCCACGCCAAAAAAACGTCAACTTCCCCAAATTCCAGGAACTATGCCTTCTTCTTTAGATGAACGAATTCCATAT tattttgaTGACCAAACGTCATCGGTCCGAAGAAGAACGAGACAAATGCAACCTCGAAGAATTCAGAGTAGAACAGGAGGCCTTGGTAGATTACACCATTATGGTGGATTAAGTGATAGTGATATACCTATGCAACAACTTCGATCTCTGACACCTCCACATGTTAGAGGATCAATGATGTCCAGAGGAGAAACTGGGGATACTTGTGATATTGATGATAGCGATAGTGTTATCAGCAGTGCTTTATCTACGCAATCTGAACAGCCCAGATCAACGATATTTTG TGATTATGGAGCGTCGCACAGTAGATCTGGATCACAACAATCTCCCGTTATGGCACCAACAACCGATAGCAAGAGGGCTCAATTTTCACGGAGCCTATCTAATGCTGATGTACAGACAGATAACATAACCg attctggtAGTTCAGGAAAACGAAGAGGCGATTCGTCTTCCTTAACAGAAAGTGCCGGTAAAAGCTCAGCTTCTGGGACCAATTCTTCCACTTCTGGTATGGGCAAAAAAAGTGCGTCAGCTTCTCAATTATCAGCAACCG GGCGCAAGCGTAGGTTAGGTTTTGGTTCGAAAGGAAAATCTTCGTTTACGGTGCACAGAAGTGAAGAAGTGCTGCCTGGGGCAAGTCGCCCCCTCGTCAAACAGCCGTCCAGCGTTTCTAGTGACGGTGAAGCATCCCAAGACGGCGAAAGgttaataat CGCCGGCCAGTCCACCGAGGGTGAAGTGACTACGTTTATTGGTAAACTTGGACCAGGACAAAAAGTTAGTCGACAAATATTGGGGACTCCATATCGAGGTGACGTTAAAATCGGATTCAATTTTTTCGTTAACTTTATGGAAGTTACAGTTTTTGAAGCCAAGGatctaattaatgttaaagaaACGAAAACAAAGCTTCCag ataCATATGTTAAAGTATACCTAGTGAAAGGCAAAAAATGTGTGGAAAAACATcgtacaaaaacaattaaagaGAGCTTGCAACCTAAGTACATGGAAATgctcaaatttaaaagttccCCTGCAGGTTGTTTAATCCAG gTGTCGGTGTGGGGTGATTACGGACGCGAAAAAGGAAGAAAAGTATTTATGGGAGTGGCCGTAATTTATATGGATAGCATCACTACGAGTCCCGGATCATCATTGACGGAATGGTACAGGCTGTTCGGATCGTCGTCGTTG TGA